The genomic window ACAAGTCACAAACACACCAGCACACATAACACACAGCCAAAATCATTAAACAGAAACAATAACACAACCAACACAACATCCCAACCCAACATAAATAACCATTTCCCACAAGAAGACCCAACTACAAGCAACACAAACACTAGCATCATTGGTCTTCACACAGGAACATCTATACCCTTGTTGTCCTGTGGGGATATTGAGGCAAATCCTGGCCCAATCTATAAGGTAAGTAAATCAGCAATGCATACATTCTTTTACACAATagttagggcttttcactatttgtgaaaagacctattgttttcgttaagtttcttattagggcttttcactttttggtgaaaagacctattgttttcgttaagtttcttattcttattattattattcttattattattattcttcttcctgtttttgtgaacgctctatcgttcaaacggtaagacataggataaaaacgatttcagtatgttaaaaccatgtatctgaaggtgatccatgaacaaaattaagtaggtcaaatatttcaaaatggccgccatgacgtaaaacctgaaaccacaaaaactgctataactcaaaaagtatgaaagctatttcaaatctgaaggtatttttaTTGTaaggaatgaacatatctaactttcacccatgacatgtttccacaaaatatgtcttgttaaaaagctcgctagaggtcaaagtttacaaaaaagtgactattttaaaaaaaatttttcaatattcaatttttttccaaattttttgcattaaatcgatgcagtatctcattctgaaggttttgatgtcttcaaattaaaaattggtcaactaaataattttttatgacgaaTTAATATTTGACTAAGAATTTTTTGCAaattcgacaattatattttaaacatcttctcTGATTCCACCAATCCGACCAAGCCCAATatcacacaagatcttccacttatcaccgtgaccaattcttgttaatatggtgttgatttgaattcaaatatggccgcaatgacgtcacttccggtttaacctagacaacCATAACTCGTTTaccactgagccaattcctttcatatttttctatgttatgtagaatagcatactgagaaactttgtaattgtacatttttctctaaaatgtcaacttccggttaatcattgactcataatgcaacttcgccgttttcggtgaaaatcacgaaaacaaCTTCTTATCAAGTTCTACATGGTATAGAGGCTTGATATTGAGCATGAAGTAAGCtaaggtagttgactatcgggtttgaaaacataaacgagcttgaccttcatccaaggtcacagagtgcgtgtgattgtagagttatgaaaataatcctgtgaaaattcagctcattgagacagccgtagctcgttaaccaaagagccaattatttcatttttggatatgttatgtagaataaaaaatgaaacaattaatttcgtcacaacttttctgtaaaacgtcaacttccggttggaaataagggacaaagttcaaaaatgcaattttttcgacaaaatcattaaaacatcttctcaatttctagaaggcctagagacctaatattaagcatgaagcatgctgacatcaatgcctaccaagtttgttaatgtgattgaccttgacctatatcaaagggcactcgggctaacaatcctaaaatcttcaaatgacttattgtaaagttctgaaaggcctaagacctggtattggacttttggtacgttgaaactaagcacTACCATAAGCACtaccaagtgttttataaatgaccttgaacggagtaggttttaggtgaaaagcccgtcaaattgtcccggtgacaatttctagtttcttattattcttattattcttcttcctgtttttgtgaacgctctataggtcaaacggtaagacataggataaaaaagATTTCAGTATGTTAAAAACTATGTATCGGaaggtgatccatgaacaaaattaagtaggtcaaaaattccaaaatggccgccatgacgtaaaacctaaaaacacaaaaactgctataactcaaatAGTATGAATGCTGTGTCAAAtatgaaggtattttattgtagtgaatgaacatatctaactttcaCCCACGACATGttttcacaaaatatgtctcgttaaaaagctcgctagaggtcaaagtttacaaaaaagtgactatttttagaattttttttattattaatttttttccaaattttttgcATTAAATCGATGTAGTATCTCATTCTGAAGGGTTTgagtcttcaaattaaaaattggtccactaaataattttttatgacgtaattaatatttaactaagattttttttgcaaatttcgataattatattttaaatatctcctctgattccaccagtccgatcaagcccaaactcacacaagatatTCCACTTATCAtcgtgaccaattcttgttaatatgatgttgattcaaattcaaatatggccgcaatgacatcacttccggtttaacctagacagccatatctcgttaaccactaagccaattcctttcatatttttatatgttatgtagaatagcatactgagaaactttgtaattgtacgtttttctctaaaatgtcaacttccggttgatcattgactcataatgcaaattcgccgttttcggtgaaaatcacgaaaacaacttcttgtcaagttctacatggtaTAAAGGCTTGATATTGAGCATGAAGTATGCTttggtagttgactatcatgtttaaaaaaataaacgacCTTGACTTTCATCCCAGGTCACAGAGTGATTGTGATTTTAGAGCTATGAAAATGATCCAGTGAAAAtacagctcattgagacagccgtagctcgttaaccacatagacaatttctttgatttttggatatgttatgtagaattgAAAGAGAAACAATTAACTTACATACCACACTTCTGTTATACAGGAACTTTCGTTTTGGaaataagggtcaaagttcaaaagtgcaatttttttgacaaaatcattaacaaatcctcttttgaaattctagaaggcctagacaTCTAATATTAGGCATGAATCATGCTGACGTAAATGCCTACAATATGATTAaccttgacctatattcaaggtcacaagtgCCAAACAATCTTAAATATCCAAATGACTTCTCCTGAAATTCTGAAAGGCCTAGATATcttatattgggcctgcagGATGCTGAAATAAATGGCTGTCAAGTTTGTTGGTGTGTTATGAATGATCTTGAAcggagtagcttttaggtgaaaagcccgtcaaattgtcccggtgacaatttctagtttgaATTGTCTTAGTTTTCATCATTTTGTTTCAGATAtaatttctttatattatttttaaagtagGATATTTATGTTGTCTACTATTGATGTACTGAACTGTATTTTACGGCTTGcaacaaatacatttgtaataatttttgtttatctatgtTTGGATGCTATAGATGTAAAAAATGTTTTGCATCGTTTTGTAGTGTGAACATCAAACATGTGGAGGTAATGAGCAGACGTTTCCATCAATACAAGACCTTGCCATATATCTGGTACCCATGTGTTCGACATCATATGTGGATGGGGAGATTGTGTCTGGGGAGCTCCTGACATTATTGATAGAGATATGGAATCTCATATTCCTCAACACATATACAAGGTAATAACACCATTCTGTTTTATACATTCTAGtagtttgttttgaaataagtGTTGAGcaaacaataacataacattCAAAATTCATAAAGCTTTATTTTGGATTCTTTTAAAAGAAATTCTTTactttgtttttgataatttgtattttaattacagACTACTATTTTCGAATCACTTGATTCCTGGTGTGAGGCATTGCCTTCCAGTTATCTTGATGAGCATTCCACAGATCTACGGCTTTGCCCGCCTGCCTTGGTTAGTATAATGCTATCTATATATGTtacttgaaatataaataattgaaatgttttaacTTGTTATTGATAAGCTTTGGTTACATTGCCctgatttttaacatttataatattaaagCCATTTATTATTGACATTAActacatttttataaaactcACAAGGTTTGTAGACATAGACTTTGAGCAGAAGTTCCCTTTATATCATATTTGACAACTTATATTACTCTTAAATGAGTTTCCCTCCATATTAGATTTATAATGCGagtttttataatttttcatgGCCTTTTAagagcaaaaaatgaaaaatttgaaaagaataTCATCAATTTAATATGAAGGGAAACGAATGatagattctatttatcatatggCTAATATATGCCTTTGTTTCTTCCTGTTTGGAGTTTTCTGCTAGATGATCAATCAATCGATCAGTTGAAATATGTATCATTCATCAGAATCAACCAATCACCATGCAGATAGGTTATATTACACGTGTAAAAAAGATTTATTAAATGGATATATTGAATGGGAAAACATGGAAGTCATATGATAAATAGTCATCTTATTATGACCTCATATCATATGTActgataaataaaatcatttatttctcaCGAAAATCGACTGAGGCATTGAAGGTACTTGGGAAAGCAGATTTTATGTTTAATGAATAATCTTGAACATGTTATTCGTCGAAGTGATCtactttaatttcaaaattaatttcagaTTTACAGTAAGAATCTTGAACTGAAGCaacaacatgttttatatttatcttatagACAAAATGGTTTAATTGATATTGATTGGTAATTTTGCCATTTGGGAATTCAGCACCGATTTACCATTTGAGTATAAATATGTGGATCAAGTTTTGTTTGAAAGCACTCTTTGTGGAGAGTGACAACTTGGCAAGTTGAAAACCTCATGTCTCAAACTGAGAATAGAAGACAAATCAAAACTTAAATTCTTCTCCTTATGTAATTTATGTGACAAAAAATGACTTTGGTCAGAATTTGACTTTAATAAGTTTATTTGAGAAATCGGAACCAGTTACTCAGTTTCACGACTCATTTGATTTGTGTATTCTTTTTTCTTTACAGAGAGGTGACTTGAACCTTTTACTGTTGGATTCTTCATTTACCATCAAGAAGAGGTACACCATATTTGACCACATGATGTACCTTTTCCATTTACAACAGAAGAGTCCAAAAGAATATTACGAAAAGGTGGAGAATTTCATTTCAAGGCAGCCACCAGGAAAATGGGAATTCAAGGGTAATGAATATAGAATCGTTGATGAGCAATATTGTATTAATGACGATGCTGATAAACAGGAACTAAATATGCCATTATTTAATGATGTGTATTGTGTGAAAATGCCTGACAACACTGATCACACTAGAATTGTAACTTCTAGACCTGAACTCCAAGGTACAAGTACTGCCTTCACTCTACATAATACTAAAAGAgttaagaaaatgaaaacttcCCATTCACAACCACATTTTTTATGACTGTCCATGGAagataattttaatgaaaaatttaGAGAGGTGTAACACTGCTATAGTTACAGAGTTGAAAATAGTAgaaaaattacaagaaaataattttattacaaaaaaatctaaatttttaCTAGAAGCAGAAGATTGTGCAATAAGGCTTTCTATACATCAACTAATACTACTGAAGGtgtatttgtttgtaatgtGTTTATGGTAGAGGTTGATGAAAGAAGTATTTTTTATGCAAGATATGTTGAATCAGGTTGCTATACTGGTTTCATGTCTCAATGGCTGAAAAAATTACTTACTCGAGGCATTAGACATTTCTTCTGAAGCATAAATTTTGAGTCAAGTTGTTACAAATTCTGACATTAAAACATTAAGTAAAAATCGTGAAAGTGAAAGGACGATCAAAGGCAAAAAAGGAAGAACTGATAAAAATTATAAGTATAATTTGAAaaactttaaacaacttttgGGAAATAGTTTAAGTCATGCTGAAAATTGTGGTGTCAATTTTGTGCTTAATCTCTCTCATTGTGTCAGAAAGGGATTTCATGCACATATAGAGTCAGAGTCCTCAGATGATTGGTTTTTACATACAAATACTTCTGATTCTGACAGAAAAAAATTTCAAGATCAATTTCTGTCATTTCCTCTCCAAAGACGGACTGAACAAAGCAAGTTGTCTGAGCATTTTGCTGAAGAAAATTTTCCCAATTCTCAACCTCTTTTAAACCAGTCTATTTATCtgaattatttatcaaatagcCATTCACTATTGAAAGAAAAAGTTAGATTTGAGGAAAGACTGCCAACATCTAAGTCAATACCAAAGTCTTTTCCGTTAGCAAATCTCATGGctgtttttgaaaaatgatactcataagttattcaatatttttgaaagttcAATGGGGTTACGTTTACAAGGAAATGTAACTTCCACACCGTTAGTTGCTTTGTCCTAATACAGATAATATTGTTGAAGTTGCTCCTGCAACAAAACTTACTAGAAATGGCATAGCAACTAGGGAAATGCTTTCTTTTGCCCTTGGAAGCTCACCTGTAGAAAATTTAGCAGAGACATGTTTTAAATGATTACAATcatgaaaatggaaaattttcgaattttgattattttcataCCTCTCGGCAAAGAACAGAGGATGGTTTTGTGTATAGGTGTTCGTGTAGAATATACAGAACTCTAATAGAATGCGCCAGAGGAGAAGATGTTTTCCAAAATAGCTTAATTGATGTTTCAACTAGTGTAAAATGCATGCATTGTCGCTTTTTGAAAGAATGTGTTATTCCAAGTATCCTTATTTCTCAAGAAAATAAAACTGCACTTGATCTTAAAGTCTCTGAAGGTTTAGAATTATGTGAGAAACCATATGTTACTTTGATGGGTAGAAATAATACAAGGACGTTTTCAGTTTTCTAATTTACCTGATGGAGAACCTTCATTTGTGTACATTACTTTCAATGCATCTACTGCATGGTAAatatgttatttcatgtttaaatgGATACTGCAAATCCATAAAAGGAGCCAAACGgaatattgaattatttgatGATTCAAATTCACTATGTGAACATTTGAAATGCATCCACAAGTCCCAAGAATGGCAGACGTTCAAAATAGAAAGTATTGAGGATTTTGATGAACAACCTTTTGATGATCCTCATGCAGGCTTGCCTCAAATTGAGCTTGACATTGGGTCAGATATATTTGAAGACTTTAGTAATAATACTGAATGTTTTGATGTTTCCTCTGGTTTGTGGAAATTCCCATGTAAAAGTTCTCATTCGGCCAGAAAGGAATGTTCTGAAGAGTTAGCAGCTGCTGTACAAATACGGGATTTGTTAAATGATAAGAATGAAGATTGTATCCCTCGGGTAGATGGATGCCTTAAAGGTCCTATATTTGTTCAGTCTATACCTTTGACAACATGTCCATGTGGGGCAGGTTGGACAAGTTCTGAATATCCTGATGGTGTTACAATTTTTATACTGATCATGAGATTGCCCCAGTATTATGTAATATtcatacacgtacatgtacagctTCCTGCTGCCTGTTACCATTGGATGaaggggaatcatcatgtatcCATGTGTATAGCTCTGATACAGCTGCAGGTGACGAAATTGGTTGGATGTATGTACATCAAGTTTTGAAttctaaaacaacattttcaggGTTTTGCAAAAGTATGACATCTACTTATATCAGACGTTTTCCAAAATCTCGAAGTTTTATGGACCCTGGAGTTTTTTTAAAATGGTGGTTCAGCTGGGCATCAAACATGCATATTGATTTCAGGAAACCATGCGAAGTATGTAAATTTACACCACCTCAATTAGCATGTGATGGAACAAAAATTGGGATTGGCTTTCGAAATGCTGTTTTTGAACCTATTGAAAAACCATCGGAACCTGCAGTTTATCAAACGCTACATCGTAGATTAGATCGTTGTTTCTTAAAAAGTTCTATTGATATTAGTGCTAAAAATATGAAAGTGTGTAGAGAGCACCTATATTTTCTTGCAAACAGAGTATTCGGTGAAGAAAAGCAATTGCAGAAGCTAATCTTGATGAAGATACTGTCATGGCTAGGACAGATTTTCTTCAGACCGTTTTACCTGAAGATGTTAAGGACTCATTTGAGCGCTTCCTTGTAGGTAATATGCCACATGTTGAAAAAATTGCCTATGCAAAGTTGTTGATTATGCTATCTACTACTGCACCACTGTCTACTATTATTCCAAAGTGCATTGTATCGTCATTAGATGAACTACTTGTTTACATCAGTAGTAATAAATCCAGATGAAAATGGGGATAGATATTTCAATGCTGCCATGCAAAACTTACGGTTTTACTGTCCAGAGGTCAGAGATCTCATTGCAAATTTCTATGTATTGCAATCAGAATGAAAATTTTGTTGCCACGAGTATTgtcaaattcattaaatatatattaacttgTGTAGATTTACCTTTGTTTCTTCCCACCAGAAAGAAGCAGTAGAGTACAGATAGGTACATATAATCCACCAAAATATGGGGGCGGCCTATTCACACCGAGTGGTAAAGCTTTGAGAAAAATATTCGTAAAATTTACCATAGATGAGGGAACAGGGGCAGCAAGGAATACAAAGAAGCTGATGATTCATCCCATTGTCTTTTGAGACCTGTCATAAACTTTTTTCAAAAGCCCAAATTTCAGCAAGAGGATCTAccatctttatttttttatggtTTGTCCGTCACACACGGACATTGCTATGGATTCCAACCATGGCATATTGCCTGAAGGGTAGAAAAGGGGGAACCGCTTATGGCATCACTTTAATTTTAGTCACATTGAAGGTTTCCCTTCCAAAAACAGATTATTTTTCTATGGATTTTGGATGCTAAATTTGCTCAAAAGGAAACATTATTGGTTCTCAACAGAGGAGGGAAAAGTggaattttttgtacaaaggagagaaattttttattgatattgtattttcatGGTTTTCTTCCGTAAAATGGTTCAACAAAATGGGGATATAGGTCAATTCCAAGTTTTCTTGGTTTAGAATACCATTTAAaacttggaaaaaaaatttgtgggaacaaaattcaaaaaccaGCCCCTTTGAAATGCATTAAAAAGCCAATAAGCTTGGCTTCGCCAACAAATGATaatcaaaaacaattttttgttcCTTTTACTACCAATTGTTTTCTTGGGCATGTCTGGggaatgaacaaaaaaaaaataaacatggaacgagtacagaaaaaaaaaggaATTTCTGTTGCTCTTGCATTGTGCTCTTTCTAACTGAAAAAATAAGGAATAGGGGTTGTTTCCAAAACAAACTTGGGTTTTGTTCCAAAGTAATATATAAGGGGGTGTGCTGAAGGGAATTTCGTTAAACTAGATCatggtttgtttttgttattggtATTTGGAGGGTCAATATTATGCAGATTTATAGAAGGTCATTACACTTTAAAACAATAGGAAAATCAGGCAAATCAAGGAAATGTTTTCCAGAAGATTTCTTGGACTTTTTTAACAAAGATATTGGTACGCAAATGGCaattaaatgtttgtttactGGGGCTGAAAAATTTTCATTACATACTATAAAC from Argopecten irradians isolate NY unplaced genomic scaffold, Ai_NY scaffold_0074, whole genome shotgun sequence includes these protein-coding regions:
- the LOC138311638 gene encoding uncharacterized protein, yielding MAADNKCEGFLSGTTNMQSKEDEWLSPYNVTLDIDDSFAIVVKPKCVVSLFEETKVKNEKTTKRKDTQITKKLGTHCCGTYHNNDIKFLDHYIKCHRSQGNSTDIQTSHKHTSTHNTQPKSLNRNNNTTNTTSQPNINNHFPQEDPTTSNTNTSIIGLHTGTSIPLLSCGDIEANPGPIYKCEHQTCGGNEQTFPSIQDLAIYLVPMCSTSYVDGEIVSGELLTLLIEIWNLIFLNTYTRLLFSNHLIPGVRHCLPVILMSIPQIYGFARLP